The proteins below are encoded in one region of Ereboglobus luteus:
- a CDS encoding Cof-type HAD-IIB family hydrolase: MPRKFRLAAIDIDGTLIHNPSLIISEANRNAIARMQDAGIEIALASGRHHASMLPFVAQLSGLRWMVSSQGCEVSDISRREVLEKVFIPASVAQQAITLGRSLGYAIAVYADDGIYRLDAPEKIEAYAGLDGGKITEITDAQALEKPLLKVMWTGDENSMTGIETMPELATLDATHVRTHTYLYEFLPSGVTKGTGVARLAAHLGISADETIAFGDAENDIPLFQWAGFSVAMPSRWPAARAAATITAPDGPPETAFARSVEKAVDFS; this comes from the coding sequence ATGCCAAGAAAATTTCGCCTCGCAGCAATCGACATCGACGGGACGCTCATCCACAACCCCTCGCTCATCATCAGCGAAGCCAATCGCAACGCCATCGCCCGCATGCAGGACGCAGGCATCGAAATCGCGCTCGCCTCCGGACGCCATCACGCATCGATGCTCCCCTTCGTCGCCCAGCTCTCCGGCCTCCGCTGGATGGTCTCGTCGCAAGGCTGCGAAGTCTCCGACATCTCCCGTCGCGAAGTGCTCGAAAAAGTCTTCATCCCCGCGTCCGTCGCGCAACAAGCCATCACTCTCGGACGCTCCCTTGGTTACGCCATCGCCGTGTATGCCGACGATGGAATCTACCGGCTCGACGCCCCGGAAAAAATCGAGGCCTACGCCGGGCTCGACGGCGGCAAAATCACTGAAATCACCGACGCCCAAGCCCTCGAAAAACCACTCCTGAAAGTCATGTGGACGGGCGACGAAAACAGCATGACCGGCATCGAAACCATGCCCGAACTCGCCACGCTCGACGCCACCCACGTGCGCACGCACACCTACCTTTACGAATTCCTTCCCAGCGGCGTCACCAAGGGAACGGGCGTGGCGAGGCTTGCCGCCCACCTCGGCATCAGCGCCGACGAAACAATCGCCTTCGGCGACGCCGAAAACGACATCCCCCTTTTCCAATGGGCGGGCTTTTCCGTGGCCATGCCGAGCCGGTGGCCCGCCGCACGCGCCGCCGCCACCATCACCGCCCCCGACGGCCCGCCCGAAACCGCCTTCGCCCGCAGCGTGGAAAAAGCAGTCGATTTTTCGTGA
- a CDS encoding proline--tRNA ligase: MKYWSKFFIPTLKESPADAEIPSHKLLVRAGIVRKLGGGLYTYMPFGLRAIHKITQICREEIDRGGGIELWMPHVHPAESWTNGPRWAAAREIMFRADSASATLGAAKEPEFVLGPTHEEIITPIVKAEITSYRDLPKNFYQIATKFRNEIRPRYGLMRAREFIMMDAYSFDANDESATTSYMAMKAAYEAFFRRLGVQAIAVEADTGVMGGSFSHEFMVPAEVGDDDIIYCEESGYAANREKATSAIVPKDLAEAAPVGAVEEFATPGVTTIAQLEAAPYNVAADKQFKTLVYIGDGKPFIVILRGNDELEEAKLGSLGFALCRPATPEEIEPVLGAKPGSLGAVKGTIKDPGALAGIFADRAIQLVGNGTTGANKDGFHLRNVNVARDLAITKFGDFRRVRPGEPCPVSGKPLKVRRGIEVGHIFKLGTKYSEKYGAVYTDDQKQQHLMVMGSYGIGISRTMQAIIEQGHDADGIIWPWPVAPFQVLVCLLDPQAADAAEMARKVAEAAEQAGADVLVDDRAERPGVKFKDADLIGVPLRITIGGKGLKEGVIEMKWRHEKDVAKIPVAEALERVSAAVKAANDAAPKA; this comes from the coding sequence ATGAAATACTGGTCCAAGTTCTTCATCCCGACGCTCAAGGAAAGCCCCGCCGACGCTGAAATCCCCTCGCACAAACTGCTCGTGCGCGCGGGCATCGTGCGCAAATTGGGCGGCGGCCTTTACACCTACATGCCGTTCGGGCTGCGGGCCATTCACAAGATCACGCAAATCTGCCGCGAGGAAATCGACCGTGGCGGCGGCATTGAGCTTTGGATGCCCCATGTGCATCCCGCCGAGAGCTGGACAAACGGCCCGCGTTGGGCGGCGGCGCGCGAAATCATGTTCCGCGCCGACAGCGCGAGCGCCACACTGGGCGCGGCCAAGGAGCCGGAGTTTGTGCTCGGGCCCACGCACGAGGAAATCATCACGCCTATCGTCAAGGCCGAGATCACAAGCTATCGCGACCTGCCGAAAAACTTTTATCAAATCGCCACGAAATTCCGCAACGAGATCCGTCCCCGCTACGGGCTCATGCGCGCGCGAGAGTTCATCATGATGGACGCGTATTCGTTTGATGCGAACGACGAAAGTGCGACCACGAGCTACATGGCAATGAAGGCCGCCTACGAGGCGTTTTTCCGCAGGCTCGGCGTGCAGGCGATTGCCGTCGAGGCCGACACGGGCGTGATGGGCGGCAGTTTTTCGCACGAGTTCATGGTGCCCGCCGAGGTGGGCGACGACGACATCATTTACTGCGAGGAAAGCGGCTATGCTGCCAATCGCGAAAAAGCCACCAGCGCCATTGTGCCGAAGGACCTGGCCGAGGCCGCGCCTGTCGGAGCGGTTGAGGAATTCGCGACGCCGGGCGTGACGACCATCGCGCAGCTCGAGGCCGCGCCTTACAACGTGGCCGCCGACAAACAATTCAAGACGCTCGTTTACATCGGCGACGGAAAACCGTTCATCGTGATTTTGCGCGGCAACGACGAGCTTGAGGAGGCGAAGCTCGGCTCGCTCGGTTTTGCGTTGTGCCGCCCCGCCACGCCCGAGGAAATCGAGCCGGTGCTCGGCGCGAAACCCGGCAGTCTTGGCGCGGTCAAGGGCACGATCAAAGATCCCGGCGCGCTCGCGGGTATTTTTGCCGACCGGGCGATCCAGCTCGTCGGCAACGGAACCACGGGGGCGAACAAGGACGGTTTCCATTTGCGCAATGTCAACGTGGCGCGCGATCTCGCGATCACGAAGTTTGGCGATTTCCGCCGCGTGCGTCCGGGCGAGCCTTGCCCGGTTTCGGGCAAGCCGCTGAAGGTGCGCCGGGGCATCGAGGTCGGCCACATTTTCAAGCTCGGCACGAAGTATTCGGAAAAATACGGCGCGGTTTACACCGACGACCAAAAGCAGCAGCACCTCATGGTGATGGGCAGCTACGGCATCGGCATCAGCCGCACGATGCAGGCGATCATCGAACAGGGGCACGATGCCGACGGCATCATCTGGCCGTGGCCGGTGGCGCCGTTCCAAGTGCTCGTTTGCCTGCTTGATCCGCAAGCCGCCGATGCCGCCGAAATGGCGCGCAAGGTTGCGGAGGCCGCCGAGCAAGCGGGCGCGGATGTGCTCGTCGACGACCGCGCCGAGCGCCCGGGCGTGAAGTTCAAGGACGCCGATTTGATCGGCGTGCCGTTGCGCATAACGATCGGTGGAAAAGGCCTCAAGGAGGGCGTGATCGAAATGAAGTGGCGTCACGAAAAAGACGTTGCGAAGATTCCGGTCGCGGAAGCGCTTGAGCGTGTCTCGGCGGCGGTGAAGGCGGCAAACGACGCCGCGCCCAAGGCCTGA
- a CDS encoding nitronate monooxygenase, with the protein MQLPKIIQGGMGVAISNWRLARAVAEMGHLGVVSGTAIDTVHARILQDGDEGGLLRNVYKTFPFPDVVQRVLDRWFSPGGKEEGAPYKNIPLASDKPNKALFDLTILSSYAEVALARASNIKARIGINLLDKVRMPQLPSLYGAMLAGVDYVLMGAGIPRHVPGVLDRFADGLSATVKYEVAGEADSELTFDPACIADGFARKLARPKFLAIISSATLALSLAKKSSGRVDGFVVETSIAGGHNAPPRGLLQLDASGQPVYGPRDEPELGKIAALGLPFWMAGGFATPEGLASATASGAAGIQVGTPFAFCNESGMIASLKSSIIIRAREKLARVFTDPRASPTGFPFKIVEAEGTLSDEALYGQRERVCDIGLLRTAHRKPDGGIGFRCAAESIAAYVAKGGALAETCKRMCLCNGLLASAGLGQNRGGLVETMVATAGDSLADIVRYIKEGADSYSARDVIEAILGPLAPECGAA; encoded by the coding sequence ATGCAACTCCCCAAAATTATCCAAGGCGGCATGGGTGTCGCCATTTCCAATTGGCGGCTCGCCCGCGCTGTCGCCGAGATGGGACACCTGGGCGTTGTCTCAGGCACGGCCATCGACACGGTCCACGCCCGCATCCTTCAGGATGGCGACGAGGGCGGGCTTCTTCGCAATGTTTACAAAACGTTTCCGTTTCCCGACGTGGTGCAGCGCGTTCTTGACCGGTGGTTTTCGCCGGGGGGCAAGGAGGAGGGCGCACCGTATAAAAATATCCCGCTCGCCAGCGACAAGCCCAACAAGGCGCTTTTCGACCTCACGATCCTGTCCAGTTACGCCGAGGTCGCGCTGGCCCGCGCCAGCAACATCAAGGCCCGCATCGGCATCAATCTCCTCGACAAAGTGCGCATGCCGCAACTGCCCTCGCTTTACGGGGCGATGCTGGCGGGTGTCGATTACGTGCTCATGGGCGCGGGCATTCCCCGGCATGTGCCCGGCGTGCTCGACAGGTTTGCCGACGGGTTGTCCGCCACGGTGAAGTATGAGGTCGCGGGCGAGGCCGACTCGGAGCTCACGTTTGATCCCGCCTGCATCGCGGACGGCTTCGCGCGCAAACTCGCGCGCCCGAAATTTCTCGCGATCATCAGCTCGGCGACACTCGCGCTTTCGCTCGCAAAAAAATCCAGCGGCAGGGTGGACGGTTTTGTCGTGGAGACTTCCATCGCGGGCGGGCACAACGCGCCGCCGCGCGGCTTGCTCCAGCTCGACGCGTCCGGCCAGCCCGTTTACGGGCCGCGCGACGAACCCGAATTGGGCAAAATCGCCGCCCTCGGCCTTCCGTTCTGGATGGCGGGCGGATTCGCCACTCCCGAGGGTCTCGCCTCGGCCACGGCCTCCGGGGCCGCCGGAATACAGGTCGGCACGCCTTTCGCCTTTTGCAACGAATCGGGCATGATCGCCTCGTTGAAAAGCAGCATCATCATCCGTGCGCGGGAAAAACTCGCGCGCGTGTTCACCGACCCGCGCGCCTCGCCCACCGGCTTCCCCTTCAAAATCGTGGAGGCGGAGGGCACGCTTTCGGACGAGGCGCTCTACGGGCAACGCGAACGCGTGTGCGACATCGGCCTCCTGCGCACTGCCCACCGTAAGCCGGATGGCGGCATCGGTTTCCGTTGCGCCGCCGAATCCATCGCGGCGTATGTCGCAAAGGGCGGCGCGCTCGCGGAGACGTGCAAGCGCATGTGTTTGTGCAACGGACTGCTGGCCTCGGCCGGGCTGGGGCAAAACCGCGGCGGCCTTGTCGAGACGATGGTTGCGACGGCGGGCGATTCGCTGGCCGACATCGTGCGCTACATCAAGGAAGGCGCCGACAGCTACAGCGCGCGCGATGTGATTGAGGCCATTCTCGGTCCGCTCGCGCCCGAGTGCGGCGCGGCGTGA
- a CDS encoding metallophosphoesterase family protein, translating to MNTKLNTRAASALETALRQLKQEKASFAIIGGDMTDGGRPSQYEALAGAVRRAGLPVYGCLGNHDTLVDARKSIAATIPELFPKGAENTDYDFTRSPVRFIVLNGSNWLGKGGVIQSYRGNKDDRITYRANITDWLRNTLAKDTATPTIVVSHYQFYLKRGVSDTTGYNLGDGPAMDKKIMPVLAAAPNVVATLNGHLHHNTVSNYHGITTIQNPAFAEWPNAYRVCRVYPDRMEWEVRQFSNRGLIREGVVHEKALLWMLSTSEGDLSGTVNFARRQMERDQP from the coding sequence ATGAACACCAAACTCAACACCCGCGCCGCCAGCGCGCTCGAAACCGCGCTCCGCCAGCTCAAGCAGGAAAAAGCCTCCTTCGCCATCATCGGAGGCGACATGACCGACGGCGGCAGACCCAGTCAGTATGAGGCGCTCGCCGGCGCCGTCCGTCGCGCAGGGCTCCCCGTTTACGGCTGCCTCGGCAACCACGACACTCTCGTTGACGCCCGCAAGTCCATAGCCGCCACCATCCCCGAGCTCTTTCCCAAGGGCGCCGAAAACACCGACTACGACTTCACCCGTTCTCCCGTGCGTTTCATCGTCCTCAACGGCTCCAACTGGCTCGGCAAAGGCGGCGTCATTCAATCCTACCGGGGCAATAAAGACGACCGGATCACTTATCGCGCAAACATCACCGATTGGCTTCGCAACACCCTCGCCAAGGACACCGCCACTCCCACCATCGTCGTCTCCCACTATCAGTTTTATCTCAAACGCGGCGTCTCCGACACCACCGGCTACAACCTCGGCGACGGCCCGGCGATGGACAAAAAGATCATGCCTGTCCTCGCCGCCGCGCCCAACGTCGTCGCCACCCTGAACGGCCACCTGCACCACAACACTGTTTCCAACTACCACGGCATCACCACCATTCAAAACCCCGCCTTCGCCGAGTGGCCCAACGCCTACCGCGTGTGCCGTGTTTATCCCGACCGCATGGAATGGGAAGTGCGCCAGTTCTCCAATCGCGGCCTCATCCGCGAAGGCGTTGTCCACGAAAAAGCCCTCCTCTGGATGCTCTCCACCAGCGAAGGCGACCTCTCCGGCACCGTCAACTTCGCCCGCCGCCAAATGGAGCGCGACCAGCCGTGA
- a CDS encoding tRNA dihydrouridine synthase has protein sequence MQDVTDLAFMRVIARYGAPDYFVTEFFRVHAQSRLEKHILRSIDENTTGRPVFAQLIGENIHHLTRAVAELLRHPVAGIDLNLGCPAPKVYKKNVGGGLLREPAKIAEILAALRAQIPGLLTVKMRIGFEDTRHYEQILDLVNEHRVDLLSVHGRTVRELYRGDVHYDEIARAVARVRCPVLANGNITSAAKAVSVLGETRAAGVMIGRHAIRNPWIFRQCRERFAGKPVAPVTLADVRDYIQRLCEATQRDATTDAPIPEAAHIGRMKKFLNFIGQSVDPEGAFLRDMRRATTAAALFEACDRHLLAEPTRPFSDEPYPGIIARPNCE, from the coding sequence ATGCAGGACGTCACCGACCTCGCCTTCATGCGCGTCATCGCGCGCTACGGCGCTCCCGACTACTTTGTCACCGAGTTTTTTCGCGTCCACGCGCAATCGCGCCTCGAAAAACACATCCTGCGCTCCATCGACGAAAACACCACCGGCCGCCCCGTGTTCGCCCAGCTCATCGGCGAAAACATCCATCACCTCACGCGCGCCGTCGCCGAGCTCCTGCGCCATCCCGTCGCCGGCATCGACCTCAACCTCGGCTGCCCCGCGCCCAAGGTTTACAAGAAAAACGTGGGCGGCGGGCTGTTGCGCGAACCGGCCAAAATCGCCGAAATCCTCGCCGCCCTCCGCGCGCAAATCCCCGGCCTCCTCACGGTGAAAATGCGCATCGGCTTTGAGGACACCCGCCACTACGAGCAAATCCTCGACCTCGTCAACGAGCACCGCGTGGACCTGCTCAGCGTGCACGGGCGCACCGTGCGCGAACTCTACCGCGGCGATGTGCATTACGACGAAATCGCGCGCGCCGTCGCCCGCGTGCGCTGCCCCGTGCTCGCCAACGGCAACATCACCTCCGCCGCAAAAGCCGTCTCCGTGCTCGGCGAAACCCGCGCCGCCGGCGTGATGATCGGCCGCCACGCCATCCGCAACCCGTGGATTTTTCGCCAATGCCGCGAACGCTTCGCGGGCAAACCCGTCGCGCCGGTCACGCTCGCCGACGTGCGCGACTACATCCAGCGCCTCTGCGAAGCCACGCAACGCGACGCCACGACCGACGCCCCCATTCCCGAAGCCGCGCATATTGGACGCATGAAAAAATTTCTCAATTTCATCGGCCAGTCCGTCGATCCCGAAGGCGCGTTCCTGCGCGACATGCGCCGCGCCACAACCGCCGCCGCGCTCTTCGAAGCATGCGACCGTCACCTCCTCGCCGAGCCAACGCGCCCCTTTTCCGACGAACCCTACCCCGGCATCATCGCCCGCCCAAATTGCGAGTGA
- a CDS encoding DMT family transporter encodes MKGRAWITDKRVVCSLSLLACLLWGSAYPAIKTGYSLFSIGPDDTAGKFLFAGYRFFAAGLFLIGFCAATGRKAFDIGAGLFGRLALLGVGMTTLQYIFFYIGLSHTTGVKGAIMNGTTTFFSVIAAHFVFKAERLTARVVAGCVIGFLGVIFVNFSRDLLDLHFTFTGEGFLVIAALVLAVSSIYGKVISQGMDSVVMTAWQLSIGGVLLIVLGYAMGGSLTGFTPASTALLCYMALLSSAAFAIMATLLKHNPVSLFSIFQFTVPIFGAALSAMFLGEKLLEWKNLVALVCVCAGIFLVTYVREPKKKS; translated from the coding sequence ATGAAAGGCCGGGCATGGATCACGGACAAGCGCGTGGTTTGCAGCTTGTCGTTGCTGGCGTGCCTGCTTTGGGGCAGCGCGTATCCGGCGATCAAAACCGGTTATTCGTTGTTCTCGATCGGACCGGATGACACCGCGGGAAAATTTCTTTTCGCGGGCTACCGCTTTTTCGCGGCGGGTTTGTTTTTGATTGGATTTTGCGCGGCGACGGGGCGGAAGGCATTCGACATCGGCGCGGGTTTGTTCGGGCGGCTCGCCTTGCTCGGGGTGGGGATGACGACGTTGCAGTATATCTTTTTTTATATCGGGCTTTCCCACACGACGGGCGTGAAGGGCGCGATCATGAACGGCACGACGACGTTTTTCAGCGTGATTGCCGCGCATTTTGTCTTCAAGGCCGAGCGGTTGACCGCGCGCGTGGTGGCCGGGTGCGTGATTGGGTTTCTCGGTGTGATTTTTGTCAATTTCAGCCGCGATTTGCTTGACCTGCATTTCACGTTCACGGGCGAGGGCTTTCTGGTGATCGCCGCGCTGGTGCTGGCGGTGTCGAGCATCTACGGAAAGGTCATTTCGCAAGGGATGGACAGCGTGGTGATGACCGCGTGGCAGCTGAGCATCGGCGGCGTGTTGCTCATTGTGCTCGGTTACGCGATGGGCGGCTCGCTGACGGGGTTCACGCCGGCATCGACGGCGTTGCTTTGTTACATGGCGCTGCTTTCGTCGGCCGCGTTTGCGATCATGGCGACATTGCTGAAGCATAATCCGGTGAGCCTGTTTTCGATTTTCCAGTTCACGGTGCCAATTTTCGGCGCGGCGCTTTCAGCCATGTTTTTGGGCGAAAAATTGCTGGAGTGGAAAAACCTCGTGGCGCTGGTTTGCGTGTGCGCGGGGATTTTTCTGGTGACGTATGTGAGGGAGCCAAAAAAGAAATCCTGA
- a CDS encoding acetylxylan esterase yields the protein MLTKNRFTRFIGSCAALAVLSGAVALAAPDTNEIAPVPAVAQKRVASVQIIVSPDHQDWSYKVGEKVKFTVRVMADNELLEGVRVAYRVAPDMMPAEEVKAVVSANGLVIDGGTMKTPGFLRCVVTANVGGKNYRGLATAGFEPEKIKPTQTEPKDFDAFWNEGKAELAKIPLDAKRTLLPEYCTSTVNVYHVSFRTVGSAGGRYQSRFYGILCEPKAPGKYPAILRVPGAGVRPYVPVNTSLAERGAITLTVGIHGFPVNLIPEAYDQMRSSTLRGYHLYNLDDKNAYYYRRVYLSCVRANDYLTSLPNWNGKDLVVTGGSQGGQLTIVTSGLDPRVTGCAAQFPAYCDVTGYLHGRAGGWPHMFRPDSKTGKNFHAENPLKIETTSYYDAVNFAKRIKAPGHYYWGYNDETCPPTSMHAAYNQIKAPKVLDLALIAGHPIIPEAADAVNAWIVDFLKLPAANL from the coding sequence ATGCTTACTAAAAATAGGTTTACCCGTTTTATTGGTTCTTGCGCGGCGCTGGCGGTTTTGTCGGGCGCGGTGGCGCTGGCCGCGCCGGACACGAACGAGATCGCGCCGGTGCCCGCCGTGGCGCAGAAGCGCGTGGCTAGCGTGCAGATTATCGTTTCGCCCGATCATCAGGATTGGTCTTACAAGGTCGGCGAGAAGGTGAAATTCACCGTGAGGGTGATGGCTGACAACGAGCTGCTGGAGGGCGTGCGCGTCGCTTATCGCGTGGCTCCCGACATGATGCCCGCCGAGGAGGTGAAGGCGGTCGTGTCCGCGAACGGCCTCGTGATCGACGGCGGCACGATGAAGACGCCGGGTTTCCTGCGTTGCGTGGTGACGGCAAACGTGGGCGGAAAAAACTACCGCGGTTTGGCGACGGCGGGATTTGAGCCGGAAAAAATCAAGCCGACCCAGACCGAGCCGAAGGACTTCGACGCGTTTTGGAACGAGGGCAAGGCCGAGCTCGCAAAGATTCCGCTCGATGCGAAGCGCACGCTGCTGCCGGAATACTGCACCTCGACGGTGAATGTTTACCATGTGAGTTTTCGCACGGTGGGCTCGGCGGGCGGGCGTTACCAGAGCCGCTTCTACGGAATTCTTTGCGAACCGAAGGCGCCGGGCAAATATCCCGCGATTTTGCGCGTGCCGGGCGCTGGCGTGCGCCCCTATGTGCCGGTGAACACAAGCCTCGCCGAGCGCGGCGCGATCACGCTCACCGTGGGCATCCACGGCTTTCCCGTGAACCTGATTCCGGAAGCCTACGACCAGATGCGCAGCAGCACGCTGCGCGGTTATCATCTGTATAACTTGGACGACAAGAATGCGTATTATTACCGCCGTGTTTACCTGAGCTGCGTGCGCGCGAACGACTACCTGACATCGCTGCCCAACTGGAACGGCAAGGACCTCGTCGTGACGGGCGGTTCGCAAGGCGGACAACTCACGATCGTGACGTCGGGGCTCGACCCGCGCGTGACGGGCTGCGCCGCGCAATTCCCCGCGTATTGCGACGTGACCGGTTACCTGCACGGCCGCGCCGGCGGCTGGCCGCACATGTTCAGGCCTGACTCGAAAACGGGCAAAAACTTCCACGCCGAAAACCCGCTCAAGATCGAGACGACGAGTTATTACGACGCGGTGAATTTCGCCAAGCGCATCAAGGCGCCGGGGCATTATTATTGGGGCTACAATGACGAGACCTGCCCGCCCACGTCGATGCACGCGGCCTACAACCAAATCAAGGCGCCGAAGGTGCTCGATCTGGCATTGATCGCGGGCCACCCGATCATCCCCGAGGCAGCCGACGCGGTGAATGCATGGATTGTTGATTTTCTGAAACTGCCGGCGGCAAATCTTTAA
- a CDS encoding YhcH/YjgK/YiaL family protein, with product MAIFGSLKTVRAQTTGRNENYKTAFDYIDDCLKPGTDAHKLIHSLAAGDSDRVELGNGAFALPQVYLSKAPRETGFFESHLAYVDVQAIISGEEIVEVTDVANLKVKENRTPAQDAIIYEMYDESSPVRLRAGEVTVLDPVDGHMPCIAVKEPALIRKIVVKIPVA from the coding sequence ATGGCAATTTTTGGCTCCCTAAAAACCGTCCGCGCCCAAACCACGGGCCGAAACGAAAACTACAAGACCGCGTTCGACTACATCGACGACTGCCTCAAGCCCGGCACCGACGCGCACAAACTCATCCACAGTCTAGCCGCCGGCGACAGCGACCGCGTGGAGCTCGGCAACGGGGCCTTCGCGCTCCCCCAAGTCTACCTGAGCAAGGCGCCGCGCGAGACCGGTTTCTTCGAATCACACCTCGCCTATGTCGATGTGCAGGCGATCATTTCCGGGGAGGAAATTGTCGAGGTCACCGACGTCGCCAACCTCAAGGTAAAGGAAAACCGCACTCCCGCGCAGGACGCCATCATTTACGAAATGTATGACGAATCCTCGCCCGTCCGCCTGCGCGCCGGCGAAGTCACCGTGCTCGATCCGGTCGACGGCCACATGCCCTGCATCGCCGTCAAGGAACCCGCGCTCATCCGCAAAATCGTGGTCAAAATTCCGGTCGCCTGA
- a CDS encoding 23S rRNA (adenine(2030)-N(6))-methyltransferase RlmJ, with translation MKHAVLVQLVRGMQRKEKGFLYLDTHAGRGAYDLAAADHGDTLERKPEHPDGIGRLLGEKTDAQNNPSVDATQETDPLREYIQLVRAFDRRCGNLEPDVLRIYPGSPSLVRALMRPQDRMALCEKHPDEFASLRGKFQREPRVSVHEIDGYTAIRAMLPPPEKRTLVLIDPPFEAQDEYEAITRALREGLRRMPAATFAVWYPLTERARADDFLNRLAMLGPPPTFAAELTIAGETSSLKMRGCGMAVINPPWQIDQTLAPMLDTLYQSLAQSPGGKATLDWIVRE, from the coding sequence ATGAAGCACGCCGTGCTCGTGCAGCTCGTGCGCGGCATGCAGCGAAAGGAAAAGGGATTCCTCTACCTCGACACGCACGCCGGGCGCGGCGCGTATGACCTCGCCGCCGCCGACCACGGCGACACCCTCGAACGCAAACCCGAACACCCCGACGGCATCGGACGCCTGCTCGGCGAAAAAACCGACGCGCAAAACAACCCGTCCGTCGACGCCACACAGGAAACCGATCCGCTTCGCGAATACATCCAACTCGTCCGCGCCTTCGACCGCCGCTGTGGAAATCTCGAACCGGACGTCCTTCGTATTTATCCCGGCTCGCCCTCGCTCGTTCGCGCCCTGATGCGTCCGCAGGATCGCATGGCGCTCTGCGAAAAACATCCCGACGAGTTTGCATCCCTGCGCGGCAAATTTCAAAGGGAGCCCCGCGTCTCCGTGCACGAAATCGACGGCTACACGGCCATCCGCGCCATGCTTCCCCCGCCCGAAAAACGCACGCTCGTCCTGATCGACCCGCCTTTTGAGGCGCAGGACGAATACGAGGCAATCACCCGAGCCCTTCGCGAAGGCCTGCGCCGCATGCCCGCGGCGACCTTCGCCGTTTGGTATCCGCTCACCGAGCGCGCCCGCGCGGACGATTTTTTGAACCGGCTCGCCATGCTCGGCCCGCCGCCGACCTTTGCCGCCGAGCTCACGATCGCTGGCGAAACGTCGTCATTAAAAATGCGCGGTTGCGGCATGGCAGTCATAAACCCGCCGTGGCAAATCGACCAAACACTCGCGCCCATGCTCGACACGCTTTATCAAAGCCTCGCCCAATCCCCCGGCGGCAAAGCCACTCTCGACTGGATCGTGCGCGAGTAG
- a CDS encoding carbohydrate binding domain-containing protein, protein MKKSLLAFRILPALALLAFIFSTAAQAGIIVNADFEKGVPPEIKSFQSSVEIDTTRARSGNASLRVTKKDKTTWGTAFFNLDGLMNFPDGCEFSLWVYGERGSKISAYISAADPGKSGRYTAVSAIGTIKNGQWSKLRGKIYPGDLGRGERDVRLIIRTHGTCWIDDVRLTSGSSTASPAQAWPEVETAMHKTASRRVTAIKPGDAVTLDARNAALVPDTALAQTTLPNDTAVAIPAEGILVFAIDAKDEITLAGTLQLEPDADLRPGLRATVLANNTVIAAPAVKADAPWRDVRTEDRPGALPNITGQRPSPPSPLRPSTSPRVATISPWPVRTSAPAARSPVSNSPPNPPKNRSTPSAFSPTPTSATDAPCG, encoded by the coding sequence ATGAAAAAATCGCTCCTCGCCTTCCGCATTCTTCCGGCCCTCGCCCTTCTGGCTTTCATTTTTTCCACCGCCGCCCAGGCCGGCATCATCGTCAATGCCGATTTCGAAAAAGGCGTTCCGCCCGAAATCAAAAGCTTCCAATCCAGCGTCGAGATCGACACCACCCGGGCTCGTTCCGGAAACGCCTCCCTGCGCGTCACCAAGAAAGACAAGACGACTTGGGGCACCGCCTTTTTCAACCTCGACGGCCTCATGAACTTCCCCGACGGCTGCGAGTTCTCGCTCTGGGTTTATGGCGAGCGCGGCTCCAAGATTTCCGCCTACATCTCCGCCGCCGACCCCGGCAAATCCGGCCGCTACACCGCCGTCAGCGCCATCGGCACAATCAAAAACGGCCAATGGAGCAAACTCAGGGGAAAAATCTACCCCGGCGACCTCGGCCGCGGTGAGCGTGACGTGCGCCTCATCATCCGCACACATGGCACATGCTGGATTGACGACGTCAGGCTCACCTCCGGTTCCAGCACCGCCTCGCCCGCCCAAGCCTGGCCGGAAGTCGAGACCGCCATGCACAAGACCGCCAGCCGCCGCGTCACCGCAATCAAGCCCGGCGACGCCGTCACGCTTGATGCGCGCAACGCCGCGCTCGTCCCCGACACCGCCCTCGCCCAAACCACACTCCCCAATGATACCGCCGTGGCCATTCCCGCCGAGGGCATCCTCGTTTTCGCCATCGACGCCAAGGACGAAATCACCCTCGCCGGCACTCTCCAGCTTGAGCCCGACGCCGACCTGCGCCCCGGTCTCCGCGCAACAGTTCTCGCCAACAACACCGTCATCGCCGCCCCCGCCGTGAAAGCCGACGCCCCGTGGCGGGATGTCCGCACCGAGGATCGCCCCGGCGCGCTTCCCAACATCACCGGCCAGCGCCCGTCCCCGCCGTCACCCTTGCGCCCGTCCACCTCCCCAAGGGTCGCCACTATATCACCGTGGCCGGTCCGCACATCCGCCCCGGCGGCACGCTCACCCGTCTCGAACTCACCGCCAAATCCGCCGAAAAACCGCTCTACGCCTTCGGCTTTTTCTCCGACACCCACCTCGGCTACGGACGCCCCGTGTGGATGA